The Brachyhypopomus gauderio isolate BG-103 chromosome 17, BGAUD_0.2, whole genome shotgun sequence genome includes a window with the following:
- the eno4 gene encoding enolase 4 isoform X1: MSFKRLLNCNSRTSKEDREFYNLKNKAAEYYRANGIPQKIEAVLNEMFYEKPNDVYGYLANRFSGSSLPPVISAVTGRAMYDARGGAALQADVYCVIRDEEKLVCSAVITDVDDDVVESEDVVANGNHQQVSVATALKWIREHLRSMLHGFNPAHQTHLDNLLSDFLLARYLEDQDARNRERENEEEKSETKNNATPPPTSAPTKDKKGGDKGKKVNSGEKLVPPPEPAEPVLPGAMAVAAVSLAAAKSAASLTTVPLYKYMRNLRDQAQVSVPLPTPLLTLLSCGKTSAGKLNLLEEIILLPTAPYTARQIIEMGFEVQREIKRITAASKMGPAVLGVSGGGAVQLSLERAEQALDLVMEACKNLGLPIGSDLRLALNCAAHALMDYPRGKYEVMAGCLKSPDELVDVLTGLVSKYPAITALIDPFRREDVEQWRKLSSLIGQSCCLIADRAYCPLPRCRETKPLPPGVTWVTLRHRSEMTLTDLLHAVTDQREGETILAIRGDEIGDDSLVDVAVGLGVSFLKLGGMSGGSRMNKFNRLLSIETELEEQGILAEMREINLTQAATELEESDPAHQVQAPPLN, encoded by the exons ATGTCGTTTAAAAGGTTATTGAATTGCAACAGCAGGACATCTAAAGAAGACCGAGAGTTTTACAACTTAAAAAATAAAGCAGCCGAATATTACAGAGCTAACGGCATCCCGCAGAAGATAGAAGCGGTATTAAATGAGATGTTTTATGAGAAGCCTAATGATGTTTATGGATATCTG GCGAACCGTTTCTCCGGTTCCTCACTGCCTCCCGTGATCAGCGCGGTAACGGGACGCGCGATGTACGACGCGCGAGGGGGAGCCGCGCTGCAGGCGGACGTGTACTGCGTCATCAGGGACGAGGAgaag TTGGTCTGTAGTGCAGTGATAACTGATGTGGATGATGATGTAGTGGAGTCAGAGGATGTGGTTGCCAATGGTAACCATCAGCAGGTGTCTGTAGCAACGGCACTGAAGTGGATTAGAGAGCATCTGAGGTCCATGTTGCATGGCTTTAACCCCGCCCACCAAACACACCTGGACAACCTGCTCAG tgatTTCCTCTTGGCCCGGTACCTAGAGGACCAGGATGCtcgaaacagagagagagaaaatgaggagGAGAAAAGTGAAACCAAAAACAAtgccacaccccctcccacatCTGCTCCAACCAAAGACAAGAAGGGAGGGGATAAAG gtaagAAGGTAAACAGTGGAGAGAAGCTGGTCCCGCCTCCAGAGCCAGCAGAACCTGTGTTGCCAGGGGCGATGGCCGTGGCTGCTGTGTCACTGGCAGCAGCCAAATCTGCAGCAAGTCTCACAACAGTGCCTCTCTACAAATACATGAGGAACCTTAGAGACCAg GCTCAAGTCTCCGTCCCTCTGCCCACACCCTTGCTCACGCTACTGAGCTGTGGAAAAACATCTGCAGGGAAACTCAACCTGCTGGAGGAGATCATCCTACTGCCTACTGCACCATACACCGCcagacaa atcattgaGATGGGTTTTGAAGtccagagagagataaagagaataACTGCAGCGAGTAAAATGGGG CCTGCAGTACTGGGAGTATCTGGAGGGGGCGCTGTGCAGCTGAGTCTCGAGCGGGCGGAGCAGGCACTCGATCTGGTGATGGAGGCCTGCAAGAACCTGGGCCTCCCGATTGGCTCAGACCTGCGGCTGGCCCTAAACTGTGCAGCTCATGCCCTAATGGACTAT CCCAGGGGAAAGTATGAGGTGATGGCAGGATGTCTGAAGTCTCCAGACGAGTTGGTGGATGTGCTCACGGGGCTGGTCAGTAAATATCCAGCCATCACGGCCCTCATTGACCCTTTCAGGAGAGAA GACGTGGAACAGTGGAGGAAACTGAGCTCTCTGATTGGTCAGTCATGCTGTCTGATTGCAGACAGGGCATACTGTCCCCTACCACGCTGCAGGGAGACCAAACCCCTCCCACCAGGGGTCACATGGGTCACTCTTAGGCACCGCAGCGAGATGACCCTGACTGACCTCCTCCATGCGGTCACAGACCAGAGAG aggGAGAGACCATTCTAGCCATACGCGGTGATGAGATTGGCGACGACTCTCTGGTAGATGTG gctgttGGTCTGGGTGTGTCATTCCTTAAGTTGGGGGGAATGAGTGGGGGGAGCAGAATGAACAAGTTTAACCGTCTGCTGAGCATCGAGACAGAGCTGGAGGAGCAAGGCATTCTGG cagaaatgagagaaataaacctGACACAGGCAGCAACTGAACTGGAGGAGTCAGACCCTGCCCACCAGGTGCAGGCTCCACCCCTCAATTAA
- the eno4 gene encoding enolase 4 isoform X2: protein MSFKRLLNCNSRTSKEDREFYNLKNKAAEYYRANGIPQKIEAVLNEMFYEKPNDVYGYLANRFSGSSLPPVISAVTGRAMYDARGGAALQADVYCVIRDEEKLVCSAVITDVDDDVVESEDVVANGNHQQVSVATALKWIREHLRSMLHGFNPAHQTHLDNLLSDFLLARYLEDQDARNRERENEEEKSETKNNATPPPTSAPTKDKKGGDKGKKVNSGEKLVPPPEPAEPVLPGAMAVAAVSLAAAKSAASLTTVPLYKYMRNLRDQAQVSVPLPTPLLTLLSCGKTSAGKLNLLEEIILLPTAPYTARQIIEMGFEVQREIKRITAASKMGPAVLGVSGGGAVQLSLERAEQALDLVMEACKNLGLPIGSDLRLALNCAAHALMDYPRGKYEVMAGCLKSPDELVDVLTGLVSKYPAITALIDPFRREDVEQWRKLSSLIGQSCCLIADRAYCPLPRCRETKPLPPGVTWVTLRHRSEMTLTDLLHAVTDQREGETILAIRGDEIGDDSLVDVAVGLGVSFLKLGGMSGGSRMNKFNRLLSIETELEEQGILEMREINLTQAATELEESDPAHQVQAPPLN, encoded by the exons ATGTCGTTTAAAAGGTTATTGAATTGCAACAGCAGGACATCTAAAGAAGACCGAGAGTTTTACAACTTAAAAAATAAAGCAGCCGAATATTACAGAGCTAACGGCATCCCGCAGAAGATAGAAGCGGTATTAAATGAGATGTTTTATGAGAAGCCTAATGATGTTTATGGATATCTG GCGAACCGTTTCTCCGGTTCCTCACTGCCTCCCGTGATCAGCGCGGTAACGGGACGCGCGATGTACGACGCGCGAGGGGGAGCCGCGCTGCAGGCGGACGTGTACTGCGTCATCAGGGACGAGGAgaag TTGGTCTGTAGTGCAGTGATAACTGATGTGGATGATGATGTAGTGGAGTCAGAGGATGTGGTTGCCAATGGTAACCATCAGCAGGTGTCTGTAGCAACGGCACTGAAGTGGATTAGAGAGCATCTGAGGTCCATGTTGCATGGCTTTAACCCCGCCCACCAAACACACCTGGACAACCTGCTCAG tgatTTCCTCTTGGCCCGGTACCTAGAGGACCAGGATGCtcgaaacagagagagagaaaatgaggagGAGAAAAGTGAAACCAAAAACAAtgccacaccccctcccacatCTGCTCCAACCAAAGACAAGAAGGGAGGGGATAAAG gtaagAAGGTAAACAGTGGAGAGAAGCTGGTCCCGCCTCCAGAGCCAGCAGAACCTGTGTTGCCAGGGGCGATGGCCGTGGCTGCTGTGTCACTGGCAGCAGCCAAATCTGCAGCAAGTCTCACAACAGTGCCTCTCTACAAATACATGAGGAACCTTAGAGACCAg GCTCAAGTCTCCGTCCCTCTGCCCACACCCTTGCTCACGCTACTGAGCTGTGGAAAAACATCTGCAGGGAAACTCAACCTGCTGGAGGAGATCATCCTACTGCCTACTGCACCATACACCGCcagacaa atcattgaGATGGGTTTTGAAGtccagagagagataaagagaataACTGCAGCGAGTAAAATGGGG CCTGCAGTACTGGGAGTATCTGGAGGGGGCGCTGTGCAGCTGAGTCTCGAGCGGGCGGAGCAGGCACTCGATCTGGTGATGGAGGCCTGCAAGAACCTGGGCCTCCCGATTGGCTCAGACCTGCGGCTGGCCCTAAACTGTGCAGCTCATGCCCTAATGGACTAT CCCAGGGGAAAGTATGAGGTGATGGCAGGATGTCTGAAGTCTCCAGACGAGTTGGTGGATGTGCTCACGGGGCTGGTCAGTAAATATCCAGCCATCACGGCCCTCATTGACCCTTTCAGGAGAGAA GACGTGGAACAGTGGAGGAAACTGAGCTCTCTGATTGGTCAGTCATGCTGTCTGATTGCAGACAGGGCATACTGTCCCCTACCACGCTGCAGGGAGACCAAACCCCTCCCACCAGGGGTCACATGGGTCACTCTTAGGCACCGCAGCGAGATGACCCTGACTGACCTCCTCCATGCGGTCACAGACCAGAGAG aggGAGAGACCATTCTAGCCATACGCGGTGATGAGATTGGCGACGACTCTCTGGTAGATGTG gctgttGGTCTGGGTGTGTCATTCCTTAAGTTGGGGGGAATGAGTGGGGGGAGCAGAATGAACAAGTTTAACCGTCTGCTGAGCATCGAGACAGAGCTGGAGGAGCAAGGCATTCTGG aaatgagagaaataaacctGACACAGGCAGCAACTGAACTGGAGGAGTCAGACCCTGCCCACCAGGTGCAGGCTCCACCCCTCAATTAA
- the eno4 gene encoding enolase 4 isoform X3, translating to MSFKRLLNCNSRTSKEDREFYNLKNKAAEYYRANGIPQKIEAANRFSGSSLPPVISAVTGRAMYDARGGAALQADVYCVIRDEEKLVCSAVITDVDDDVVESEDVVANGNHQQVSVATALKWIREHLRSMLHGFNPAHQTHLDNLLSDFLLARYLEDQDARNRERENEEEKSETKNNATPPPTSAPTKDKKGGDKGKKVNSGEKLVPPPEPAEPVLPGAMAVAAVSLAAAKSAASLTTVPLYKYMRNLRDQAQVSVPLPTPLLTLLSCGKTSAGKLNLLEEIILLPTAPYTARQIIEMGFEVQREIKRITAASKMGPAVLGVSGGGAVQLSLERAEQALDLVMEACKNLGLPIGSDLRLALNCAAHALMDYPRGKYEVMAGCLKSPDELVDVLTGLVSKYPAITALIDPFRREDVEQWRKLSSLIGQSCCLIADRAYCPLPRCRETKPLPPGVTWVTLRHRSEMTLTDLLHAVTDQREGETILAIRGDEIGDDSLVDVAVGLGVSFLKLGGMSGGSRMNKFNRLLSIETELEEQGILAEMREINLTQAATELEESDPAHQVQAPPLN from the exons ATGTCGTTTAAAAGGTTATTGAATTGCAACAGCAGGACATCTAAAGAAGACCGAGAGTTTTACAACTTAAAAAATAAAGCAGCCGAATATTACAGAGCTAACGGCATCCCGCAGAAGATAGAAGCG GCGAACCGTTTCTCCGGTTCCTCACTGCCTCCCGTGATCAGCGCGGTAACGGGACGCGCGATGTACGACGCGCGAGGGGGAGCCGCGCTGCAGGCGGACGTGTACTGCGTCATCAGGGACGAGGAgaag TTGGTCTGTAGTGCAGTGATAACTGATGTGGATGATGATGTAGTGGAGTCAGAGGATGTGGTTGCCAATGGTAACCATCAGCAGGTGTCTGTAGCAACGGCACTGAAGTGGATTAGAGAGCATCTGAGGTCCATGTTGCATGGCTTTAACCCCGCCCACCAAACACACCTGGACAACCTGCTCAG tgatTTCCTCTTGGCCCGGTACCTAGAGGACCAGGATGCtcgaaacagagagagagaaaatgaggagGAGAAAAGTGAAACCAAAAACAAtgccacaccccctcccacatCTGCTCCAACCAAAGACAAGAAGGGAGGGGATAAAG gtaagAAGGTAAACAGTGGAGAGAAGCTGGTCCCGCCTCCAGAGCCAGCAGAACCTGTGTTGCCAGGGGCGATGGCCGTGGCTGCTGTGTCACTGGCAGCAGCCAAATCTGCAGCAAGTCTCACAACAGTGCCTCTCTACAAATACATGAGGAACCTTAGAGACCAg GCTCAAGTCTCCGTCCCTCTGCCCACACCCTTGCTCACGCTACTGAGCTGTGGAAAAACATCTGCAGGGAAACTCAACCTGCTGGAGGAGATCATCCTACTGCCTACTGCACCATACACCGCcagacaa atcattgaGATGGGTTTTGAAGtccagagagagataaagagaataACTGCAGCGAGTAAAATGGGG CCTGCAGTACTGGGAGTATCTGGAGGGGGCGCTGTGCAGCTGAGTCTCGAGCGGGCGGAGCAGGCACTCGATCTGGTGATGGAGGCCTGCAAGAACCTGGGCCTCCCGATTGGCTCAGACCTGCGGCTGGCCCTAAACTGTGCAGCTCATGCCCTAATGGACTAT CCCAGGGGAAAGTATGAGGTGATGGCAGGATGTCTGAAGTCTCCAGACGAGTTGGTGGATGTGCTCACGGGGCTGGTCAGTAAATATCCAGCCATCACGGCCCTCATTGACCCTTTCAGGAGAGAA GACGTGGAACAGTGGAGGAAACTGAGCTCTCTGATTGGTCAGTCATGCTGTCTGATTGCAGACAGGGCATACTGTCCCCTACCACGCTGCAGGGAGACCAAACCCCTCCCACCAGGGGTCACATGGGTCACTCTTAGGCACCGCAGCGAGATGACCCTGACTGACCTCCTCCATGCGGTCACAGACCAGAGAG aggGAGAGACCATTCTAGCCATACGCGGTGATGAGATTGGCGACGACTCTCTGGTAGATGTG gctgttGGTCTGGGTGTGTCATTCCTTAAGTTGGGGGGAATGAGTGGGGGGAGCAGAATGAACAAGTTTAACCGTCTGCTGAGCATCGAGACAGAGCTGGAGGAGCAAGGCATTCTGG cagaaatgagagaaataaacctGACACAGGCAGCAACTGAACTGGAGGAGTCAGACCCTGCCCACCAGGTGCAGGCTCCACCCCTCAATTAA
- the eno4 gene encoding enolase 4 isoform X4: MYDARGGAALQADVYCVIRDEEKLVCSAVITDVDDDVVESEDVVANGNHQQVSVATALKWIREHLRSMLHGFNPAHQTHLDNLLSDFLLARYLEDQDARNRERENEEEKSETKNNATPPPTSAPTKDKKGGDKGKKVNSGEKLVPPPEPAEPVLPGAMAVAAVSLAAAKSAASLTTVPLYKYMRNLRDQAQVSVPLPTPLLTLLSCGKTSAGKLNLLEEIILLPTAPYTARQIIEMGFEVQREIKRITAASKMGPAVLGVSGGGAVQLSLERAEQALDLVMEACKNLGLPIGSDLRLALNCAAHALMDYPRGKYEVMAGCLKSPDELVDVLTGLVSKYPAITALIDPFRREDVEQWRKLSSLIGQSCCLIADRAYCPLPRCRETKPLPPGVTWVTLRHRSEMTLTDLLHAVTDQREGETILAIRGDEIGDDSLVDVAVGLGVSFLKLGGMSGGSRMNKFNRLLSIETELEEQGILAEMREINLTQAATELEESDPAHQVQAPPLN; this comes from the exons ATGTACGACGCGCGAGGGGGAGCCGCGCTGCAGGCGGACGTGTACTGCGTCATCAGGGACGAGGAgaag TTGGTCTGTAGTGCAGTGATAACTGATGTGGATGATGATGTAGTGGAGTCAGAGGATGTGGTTGCCAATGGTAACCATCAGCAGGTGTCTGTAGCAACGGCACTGAAGTGGATTAGAGAGCATCTGAGGTCCATGTTGCATGGCTTTAACCCCGCCCACCAAACACACCTGGACAACCTGCTCAG tgatTTCCTCTTGGCCCGGTACCTAGAGGACCAGGATGCtcgaaacagagagagagaaaatgaggagGAGAAAAGTGAAACCAAAAACAAtgccacaccccctcccacatCTGCTCCAACCAAAGACAAGAAGGGAGGGGATAAAG gtaagAAGGTAAACAGTGGAGAGAAGCTGGTCCCGCCTCCAGAGCCAGCAGAACCTGTGTTGCCAGGGGCGATGGCCGTGGCTGCTGTGTCACTGGCAGCAGCCAAATCTGCAGCAAGTCTCACAACAGTGCCTCTCTACAAATACATGAGGAACCTTAGAGACCAg GCTCAAGTCTCCGTCCCTCTGCCCACACCCTTGCTCACGCTACTGAGCTGTGGAAAAACATCTGCAGGGAAACTCAACCTGCTGGAGGAGATCATCCTACTGCCTACTGCACCATACACCGCcagacaa atcattgaGATGGGTTTTGAAGtccagagagagataaagagaataACTGCAGCGAGTAAAATGGGG CCTGCAGTACTGGGAGTATCTGGAGGGGGCGCTGTGCAGCTGAGTCTCGAGCGGGCGGAGCAGGCACTCGATCTGGTGATGGAGGCCTGCAAGAACCTGGGCCTCCCGATTGGCTCAGACCTGCGGCTGGCCCTAAACTGTGCAGCTCATGCCCTAATGGACTAT CCCAGGGGAAAGTATGAGGTGATGGCAGGATGTCTGAAGTCTCCAGACGAGTTGGTGGATGTGCTCACGGGGCTGGTCAGTAAATATCCAGCCATCACGGCCCTCATTGACCCTTTCAGGAGAGAA GACGTGGAACAGTGGAGGAAACTGAGCTCTCTGATTGGTCAGTCATGCTGTCTGATTGCAGACAGGGCATACTGTCCCCTACCACGCTGCAGGGAGACCAAACCCCTCCCACCAGGGGTCACATGGGTCACTCTTAGGCACCGCAGCGAGATGACCCTGACTGACCTCCTCCATGCGGTCACAGACCAGAGAG aggGAGAGACCATTCTAGCCATACGCGGTGATGAGATTGGCGACGACTCTCTGGTAGATGTG gctgttGGTCTGGGTGTGTCATTCCTTAAGTTGGGGGGAATGAGTGGGGGGAGCAGAATGAACAAGTTTAACCGTCTGCTGAGCATCGAGACAGAGCTGGAGGAGCAAGGCATTCTGG cagaaatgagagaaataaacctGACACAGGCAGCAACTGAACTGGAGGAGTCAGACCCTGCCCACCAGGTGCAGGCTCCACCCCTCAATTAA